A genomic segment from Nicotiana tabacum cultivar K326 chromosome 7, ASM71507v2, whole genome shotgun sequence encodes:
- the LOC107817682 gene encoding desiccation protectant protein Lea14 homolog, with translation MAGLIDKAKNFVAEKVVNMEKPEASITDVDMEKVRMDSISYHAKVAVKNPYSVPVPIMQISYTLKCSGRVIVSGTIPDPGNIKADDTTMLDVPVKVPHSVLVSLAKDIGADWDIDYTLELGLTIDLPVIGNFTIPLSHSGEIELPTLSDLWKGGEEEEKEDTEKVKEI, from the exons ATGGCCGGTTTAATAGACAAAGCGAAGAATTTCGTGGCAGAGAAGGTGGTGAACATGGAGAAACCAGAGGCTAGCATAACAGACGTGGATATGGAGAAAGTGAGAATGGACAGCATTTCATATCATGCTAAGGTGGCAGTGAAGAACCCTTACTCCGTTCCCGTACCTATCATGCAGATCTCTTACACCCTTAAATGCTCCGGCAG GGTTATAGTATCAGGAACAATTCCAGACCCAGGGAATATAAAGGCAGATGATACAACCATGTTAGATGTGCCAGTGAAAGTTCCTCACAGTGTGCTAGTTAGCTTGGCTAAGGATATTGGTGCAGATTGGGACATCGACTATACATTGGAATTGGGTCTCACCATTGACCTTCCAGTCATTGGCAACTTCACCATTCCCCTTTCTCATAGTGGCGAGATCGAGCTTCCAACATTGTCCGATTTATGGAAGGGTGGAGAAGAAGAGGAGAAAGAAGATACAGAAAAGGTTAAAGAGATATGA
- the LOC107807314 gene encoding E4 SUMO-protein ligase PIAL2-like isoform X3, with the protein MERPTSSSAKVQNAGTASMLVGTVADLMSLYMQSGHLNNLSVFSDLCLSLAKGIDHAVANNEVPLRSHELPSLLKQVYKYRNDFSLQDASMVLLMSVKCACKVGWFQNEDTNDLLKLIQEVNRYFSSAEDIGVDPSYVHPYVSKVLRRFSPKLKMDRIVAAFQIKPGFGAFHADFHILRGMVTPGKDEILLLVTNVDNMETASRIIAPPETTFLLNGTRLEGKTKDNMQQLPTNITKMLKYGVNILQVVGQFNGHYIAIIGIMSLLPSLESQGIKDCSGPLPLARSDLEIVENSSRISLNWAFRS; encoded by the exons ATGGAGAGACCAACAAGCAGCTCGGCGAAGGTGCAGAACGCCGGCACGGCGTCGATGCTGGTGGGGACGGTGGCCGATTTGATGTCTCTGTATATGCAGAGTGGTCACCTTAATAATCTTTCAGTTTTCAGTGACCTCTGCCTCTCTTTAGCCAA AGGCATTGATCATGCAGTGGCTAACAACGAGGTCCCCTTAAGATCACATGAGCTACCATCACTGTTGAAACAG GTGTACAAGTATAGGAATGACTTTTCCCTCCAAGACGCTTCTATGGTGTTGCTGATGTCTGTCAAG TGTGCCTGCAAGGTTGGGTGGTTTCAGAATGAAGATACCAATGATCTGCTTAAACTTATCCAGGAG GTTAACAGATACTTCTCCAGTGCTGAAGATATTGGTGTTGACCCCAGCTACGTCCACCCTTATGTTTCAAAAGTATTAAGAAG ATTCTCTCCAAAGCTGAAGATGGACAGGATAGTAGCTGCTTTTCAAATCAAG CCTGGATTTGGAGCTTTTCATGCTGATTTCCACATTTTAAGGGGAATGGTCACTCCAGGGAAGGACGAAATA TTGCTACTTGTAACAAATGTTGACAATATGGAGACAGCATCCCGCATCATTGCTCCACCAGAAACAAC CTTTCTTTTAAATGGAACACGGCTGGAGGGGAAGACTAAG GACAATATGCAGCAGCTTCCTACCAACATCACCAAAATGCTCAAATATGGTGTGAATATTCTACAAGTGGTCGGACAATTTAATG GTCATTATATTGCTATAATTGGCATAATGAGCTTACTACCATCTTTAGAATCTCAAGGGATAAAAGATTGTAGTGGACCTCTTCCTTTAGCTCGTTCAG ATCTAGAAATTGTTGAGAACTCATCGAGAATCTCGCTTAATTGGGCCTTCAG GTCTTGA
- the LOC107807314 gene encoding E4 SUMO-protein ligase PIAL2-like isoform X1 produces the protein MERPTSSSAKVQNAGTASMLVGTVADLMSLYMQSGHLNNLSVFSDLCLSLAKGIDHAVANNEVPLRSHELPSLLKQVYKYRNDFSLQDASMVLLMSVKCACKVGWFQNEDTNDLLKLIQEVNRYFSSAEDIGVDPSYVHPYVSKVLRRFSPKLKMDRIVAAFQIKPGFGAFHADFHILRGMVTPGKDEILLLVTNVDNMETASRIIAPPETTFLLNGTRLEGKTKDNMQQLPTNITKMLKYGVNILQVVGQFNGHYIAIIGIMSLLPSLESQGIKDCSGPLPLARSDLEIVENSSRISLNWAFSNSCQVLNEGGNEVVHEVASGNGSWKPIVQDKSVSSQTYSKSQYIEQLRHESKYSLSAATLDKIQMPKPRILVHASVPVTSVETNAPAGYSQQPRRTFLAPSCLATTEETSEMYSAMVNQLDEQRIDLK, from the exons ATGGAGAGACCAACAAGCAGCTCGGCGAAGGTGCAGAACGCCGGCACGGCGTCGATGCTGGTGGGGACGGTGGCCGATTTGATGTCTCTGTATATGCAGAGTGGTCACCTTAATAATCTTTCAGTTTTCAGTGACCTCTGCCTCTCTTTAGCCAA AGGCATTGATCATGCAGTGGCTAACAACGAGGTCCCCTTAAGATCACATGAGCTACCATCACTGTTGAAACAG GTGTACAAGTATAGGAATGACTTTTCCCTCCAAGACGCTTCTATGGTGTTGCTGATGTCTGTCAAG TGTGCCTGCAAGGTTGGGTGGTTTCAGAATGAAGATACCAATGATCTGCTTAAACTTATCCAGGAG GTTAACAGATACTTCTCCAGTGCTGAAGATATTGGTGTTGACCCCAGCTACGTCCACCCTTATGTTTCAAAAGTATTAAGAAG ATTCTCTCCAAAGCTGAAGATGGACAGGATAGTAGCTGCTTTTCAAATCAAG CCTGGATTTGGAGCTTTTCATGCTGATTTCCACATTTTAAGGGGAATGGTCACTCCAGGGAAGGACGAAATA TTGCTACTTGTAACAAATGTTGACAATATGGAGACAGCATCCCGCATCATTGCTCCACCAGAAACAAC CTTTCTTTTAAATGGAACACGGCTGGAGGGGAAGACTAAG GACAATATGCAGCAGCTTCCTACCAACATCACCAAAATGCTCAAATATGGTGTGAATATTCTACAAGTGGTCGGACAATTTAATG GTCATTATATTGCTATAATTGGCATAATGAGCTTACTACCATCTTTAGAATCTCAAGGGATAAAAGATTGTAGTGGACCTCTTCCTTTAGCTCGTTCAG ATCTAGAAATTGTTGAGAACTCATCGAGAATCTCGCTTAATTGGGCCTTCAG CAATTCTTGCCAGGTCTTGAATGAGGGAGGCAACGAGGTTGTTCATGAAGTCGCATCCGGAAATGGATCCTGGAAACCAATTGTACAAGACAAAAGTGTCTCAAGTCAAACATACAGCAAAAGCCAATACATTGAGCAACTACGGCATGAAAGTAAATACAGCCTGAGCGCTGCAACATTGGATAAAATTCAAATGCCAAAGCCTAGGATACTTGTGCATGCTTCTGTTCCAGTTACATCAGTGgaaacaaatgccccggcaggcTACAGTCAACAACCTCGAAGAACCTTTCTGGCGCCATCTTGTCTTGCAACAACTGAAGAAACCTCAGAAATGTATTCTGCCATGGTTAACCAGCTTGATGAACAAAGGATAGATTTGAAATAA
- the LOC107807314 gene encoding E4 SUMO-protein ligase PIAL2-like isoform X2 yields the protein MERPTSSSAKVQNAGTASMLVGTVADLMSLYMQSGHLNNLSVFSDLCLSLAKGIDHAVANNEVPLRSHELPSLLKQVYKYRNDFSLQDASMVLLMSVKCACKVGWFQNEDTNDLLKLIQEVNRYFSSAEDIGVDPSYVHPYVSKVLRRFSPKLKMDRIVAAFQIKPGFGAFHADFHILRGMVTPGKDEIDNMQQLPTNITKMLKYGVNILQVVGQFNGHYIAIIGIMSLLPSLESQGIKDCSGPLPLARSDLEIVENSSRISLNWAFSNSCQVLNEGGNEVVHEVASGNGSWKPIVQDKSVSSQTYSKSQYIEQLRHESKYSLSAATLDKIQMPKPRILVHASVPVTSVETNAPAGYSQQPRRTFLAPSCLATTEETSEMYSAMVNQLDEQRIDLK from the exons ATGGAGAGACCAACAAGCAGCTCGGCGAAGGTGCAGAACGCCGGCACGGCGTCGATGCTGGTGGGGACGGTGGCCGATTTGATGTCTCTGTATATGCAGAGTGGTCACCTTAATAATCTTTCAGTTTTCAGTGACCTCTGCCTCTCTTTAGCCAA AGGCATTGATCATGCAGTGGCTAACAACGAGGTCCCCTTAAGATCACATGAGCTACCATCACTGTTGAAACAG GTGTACAAGTATAGGAATGACTTTTCCCTCCAAGACGCTTCTATGGTGTTGCTGATGTCTGTCAAG TGTGCCTGCAAGGTTGGGTGGTTTCAGAATGAAGATACCAATGATCTGCTTAAACTTATCCAGGAG GTTAACAGATACTTCTCCAGTGCTGAAGATATTGGTGTTGACCCCAGCTACGTCCACCCTTATGTTTCAAAAGTATTAAGAAG ATTCTCTCCAAAGCTGAAGATGGACAGGATAGTAGCTGCTTTTCAAATCAAG CCTGGATTTGGAGCTTTTCATGCTGATTTCCACATTTTAAGGGGAATGGTCACTCCAGGGAAGGACGAAATA GACAATATGCAGCAGCTTCCTACCAACATCACCAAAATGCTCAAATATGGTGTGAATATTCTACAAGTGGTCGGACAATTTAATG GTCATTATATTGCTATAATTGGCATAATGAGCTTACTACCATCTTTAGAATCTCAAGGGATAAAAGATTGTAGTGGACCTCTTCCTTTAGCTCGTTCAG ATCTAGAAATTGTTGAGAACTCATCGAGAATCTCGCTTAATTGGGCCTTCAG CAATTCTTGCCAGGTCTTGAATGAGGGAGGCAACGAGGTTGTTCATGAAGTCGCATCCGGAAATGGATCCTGGAAACCAATTGTACAAGACAAAAGTGTCTCAAGTCAAACATACAGCAAAAGCCAATACATTGAGCAACTACGGCATGAAAGTAAATACAGCCTGAGCGCTGCAACATTGGATAAAATTCAAATGCCAAAGCCTAGGATACTTGTGCATGCTTCTGTTCCAGTTACATCAGTGgaaacaaatgccccggcaggcTACAGTCAACAACCTCGAAGAACCTTTCTGGCGCCATCTTGTCTTGCAACAACTGAAGAAACCTCAGAAATGTATTCTGCCATGGTTAACCAGCTTGATGAACAAAGGATAGATTTGAAATAA
- the LOC107807317 gene encoding uncharacterized protein LOC107807317 isoform X1: MRALHSSLIKPLLHLHLRFPFSTPIFSLSPLRTKYLHSHSFTTPSLPKLTATVANKMAAVDGNSTADHIAGGWYSAPDLRLRDHRFNVPLNYSLDHSSSPKISVFAREVVAVGKEEQPLPYLLYLQGGPGFECPRPTEAGGWISRACEEYRVILMDQRGTGLSTSLTPSSMSQVKSAEDLVNYLRHFRADNIVHDAEFIRKRLVPGAGPWTILGQSFGGFCAVTYLSFAPKGLKHVLITGGLPPIGKGCTADAVYRAGFEQLVHQNEKYYKRFPQDIEIVHDVVNYLAESEGGGVPLPSGGILTPRGLQLLGLSGLGSSTGFERLHYLFERVWDPVIVQGAKRRISDYFLNAYERWIAFDANPLYALLHESIYCQGASSLWSAHRIRAENENKFDAIEAAKGSRPVLFTGEMIFPWLFDEVHALRPFKDAAQLLAEKKDWPSLYDIAALEDNKVPVAAAVYYEDMYVNFKLSKETASQIAGIRLWITNEYMHSGLRDAGSKVLDHLLAMLNGKKPLF; the protein is encoded by the exons ATGCGGGCACTTCATTCGTCATTGATAAAGCCACTCCTCCATCTTCACCTCCGATTCCCATTTTCTACTCCCATTTTTTCGCTCTCTCCACTTCGAACAAAATATCTCCACTCCCACTCCTTCACTACTCCTTCACTCCCAAAACTAACTGCCACGGTCGCCAACAAGATGGCCGCCGTCGACGGAAACTCCACGGCGGACCACATCGCCGGCGGTTGGTATTCCGCTCCCGACCTCCGATTGCGCGATCATCGATTTAACGTTCCTCTCAACTACTCTCTCGATCACTCTTCCTCCCCTAAAATCTCCGTATTCGCTCGGGAAGTCGTTGCTG TTGGTAAGGAGGAACAACCTTTGCCATATCTGCTATATTTGCAAGGTGGACCGGGCTTTGAATGCCCAAGGCCAACTGAAGCTGGAGGATGGATAAGCAGAGCATGCGAGGAGTACCGTGTAATCTTAATGGATCAG AGGGGAACAGGTTTATCAACATCATTAACACCATCCTCTATGTCACAAGTGAAGTCCGCTGAGGATTTAGTTAACTACTTGAGACATTTCCGAGCTGATAATATAGTACATGATGCTGAGTTCATCCGAAAACGTCTTGTCCCTGGTGCTGGACCTTGGACAATACTTGGACAG AGCTTCGGAGGATTTTGTGCCGTTACTTACTTGAGTTTTGCTCCCAAAGGACTCAAACACGTTCTTATAACCGGCGGACTCCCTCCAATTGGAAAAGGATGCACAGCTGATGCTGTTTACAGGGCAGGCTTTGAGCAGCTTGTTCATCAGAATGAAAAATATTACAAGAGGTTTCCACAGGATATTGAAATTGTTCATGATGTCGTAAATTACCTGGCAGAATCTGAAGGAGGAGGG GTGCCTCTTCCATCTGGCGGCATCTTAACACCTCGAGGACTACAACTTCTTGGTCTCTCGGGTCTAGGATCTAGTACTGGTTTTGAACGGTTGCATTACCT GTTTGAGAGAGTCTGGGATCCTGTAATAGTTCAAGGAGCAAAAAGGAGAATCAGTGACTACTTCTTGAATGCT TATGAGAGATGGATAGCATTTGACGCAAACCCTTTATATGCTCTTTTGCATGAAAGCATATATTGCCAG GGTGCCTCATCACTATGGTCTGCTCATAGAATTAGGGCTGAGAATGAGAACAAATTCGATGCAATTGAGGCAGCAAAAGGCAGCCGCCCCGTACTTTTTACTGGAGAG ATGATATTCCCATGGTTGTTTGATGAAGTCCATGCCTTGAGGCCATTCAAAGATGCGGCCCAGCTATTAGCAGAGAAGAAGGATTGGCCTTCATTATATGATATTGCTGCGTTAGAGGATAACAAG GTACCAGTTGCAGCTGCTGTTTACTATGAAGACATGTATGTTAACTTTAAGCTATCTAAGGAGACTGCTTCTCAAATAGCAGGAATCAGGCTTTGGATTACTAATGAGTACATGCACTCTGGTCTGAGAGATGCCGGAAGTAAAGTTTTGGATCATTTGCTTGCTATGTTAAATGGAAAGAAGCCCCTGTTTTAA
- the LOC107807317 gene encoding uncharacterized protein LOC107807317 isoform X2 has protein sequence MRALHSSLIKPLLHLHLRFPFSTPIFSLSPLRTKYLHSHSFTTPSLPKLTATVANKMAAVDGNSTADHIAGGWYSAPDLRLRDHRFNVPLNYSLDHSSSPKISVFAREVVAVGKEEQPLPYLLYLQGGPGFECPRPTEAGGWISRACEEYRVILMDQRGTGLSTSLTPSSMSQVKSAEDLVNYLRHFRADNIVHDAEFIRKRLVPGAGPWTILGQSFGGFCAVTYLSFAPKGLKHVLITGGLPPIGKGCTADAVYRAGFEQLVHQNEKYYKRFPQDIEIVHDVVNYLAESEGGGVPLPSGGILTPRGLQLLGLSGLGSSTGFERLHYLFERVWDPVIVQGAKRRISDYFLNAYERWIAFDANPLYALLHESIYCQGASSLWSAHRIRAENENKFDAIEAAKGSRPVLFTGEMIFPWLFDEVHALRPFKDAAQLLAEKKDWPSLYDIAALEDNKESGFGLLMSTCTLV, from the exons ATGCGGGCACTTCATTCGTCATTGATAAAGCCACTCCTCCATCTTCACCTCCGATTCCCATTTTCTACTCCCATTTTTTCGCTCTCTCCACTTCGAACAAAATATCTCCACTCCCACTCCTTCACTACTCCTTCACTCCCAAAACTAACTGCCACGGTCGCCAACAAGATGGCCGCCGTCGACGGAAACTCCACGGCGGACCACATCGCCGGCGGTTGGTATTCCGCTCCCGACCTCCGATTGCGCGATCATCGATTTAACGTTCCTCTCAACTACTCTCTCGATCACTCTTCCTCCCCTAAAATCTCCGTATTCGCTCGGGAAGTCGTTGCTG TTGGTAAGGAGGAACAACCTTTGCCATATCTGCTATATTTGCAAGGTGGACCGGGCTTTGAATGCCCAAGGCCAACTGAAGCTGGAGGATGGATAAGCAGAGCATGCGAGGAGTACCGTGTAATCTTAATGGATCAG AGGGGAACAGGTTTATCAACATCATTAACACCATCCTCTATGTCACAAGTGAAGTCCGCTGAGGATTTAGTTAACTACTTGAGACATTTCCGAGCTGATAATATAGTACATGATGCTGAGTTCATCCGAAAACGTCTTGTCCCTGGTGCTGGACCTTGGACAATACTTGGACAG AGCTTCGGAGGATTTTGTGCCGTTACTTACTTGAGTTTTGCTCCCAAAGGACTCAAACACGTTCTTATAACCGGCGGACTCCCTCCAATTGGAAAAGGATGCACAGCTGATGCTGTTTACAGGGCAGGCTTTGAGCAGCTTGTTCATCAGAATGAAAAATATTACAAGAGGTTTCCACAGGATATTGAAATTGTTCATGATGTCGTAAATTACCTGGCAGAATCTGAAGGAGGAGGG GTGCCTCTTCCATCTGGCGGCATCTTAACACCTCGAGGACTACAACTTCTTGGTCTCTCGGGTCTAGGATCTAGTACTGGTTTTGAACGGTTGCATTACCT GTTTGAGAGAGTCTGGGATCCTGTAATAGTTCAAGGAGCAAAAAGGAGAATCAGTGACTACTTCTTGAATGCT TATGAGAGATGGATAGCATTTGACGCAAACCCTTTATATGCTCTTTTGCATGAAAGCATATATTGCCAG GGTGCCTCATCACTATGGTCTGCTCATAGAATTAGGGCTGAGAATGAGAACAAATTCGATGCAATTGAGGCAGCAAAAGGCAGCCGCCCCGTACTTTTTACTGGAGAG ATGATATTCCCATGGTTGTTTGATGAAGTCCATGCCTTGAGGCCATTCAAAGATGCGGCCCAGCTATTAGCAGAGAAGAAGGATTGGCCTTCATTATATGATATTGCTGCGTTAGAGGATAACAAG GAATCAGGCTTTGGATTACTAATGAGTACATGCACTCTGGTCTGA
- the LOC107807319 gene encoding uncharacterized protein LOC107807319, with translation MKLPATTKSLLHLPKTSTIVGLRHFSGELDDPHKPLPPPQPISEIVSLLNTTDHNDWNSNPQLVEFLHTPPFPTSLLKITRQLGSTEKALQFFEFFKSRSSSSSSSPSSLSFTFQAILEQAMHEEKSDVTSKLYQLFSFAKDREIPLSINAATLLIRCFGRAKMLEESIAVFNALDPESRNTNVVNLLLDCLFRGGNTDDGFKVLDEMLERESSFPPNESTMDIVLSAIWKRNWVGRRMSVEEICGLVVRFFEHGVFLDDVWLTKLITNFCRSGKCNKAWDLLHDMMRLGGQAEAVSFNALLSGLGRERDFEKMNLLMNEMKEKEIKPDVVTFGILINHLCKSYKVDEAMQVFEKMGGSESDGILVKPDLVLYNTLIDGLCKVGRQEEGFKLMEKMRLESGYEPNTVTYNCLIDGFCKAGEIERSYELFDRMKKGGVVPNVITLNTLLDGMCKHGRVNSGIELFAEMQGKGVKGNAITYTILITSFCSVNNIDKAMKLFNEMSENGCFPDAKVYYSLILGLCQARRTTEASCVASKAKEAGFGLDIICYNALIGGFCRKNKIDEAHSMLRDMEEAGIKPDRYTYNTLISYFSQKEQFATAHRVMKRMIDDGYLPNVVTYGALIHAYCLAGNVDEAMKIFQNMSSSTNVPPNTVIYNTLIDALCKSDKVEAGISLLGDMKDKGVRPNTITYNAIFKGLQERNWVEKAFEIMDQMTENACNPDYITMEVLTQWLSAIGETEKLRSFLEGYEVSTSTA, from the coding sequence ATGAAACTCCCAGCTACAACAAAATCCCTCCTTCATCTTCCTAAAACAAGCACTATCGTCGGACTGAGACACTTCTCCGGTGAGCTCGACGATCCACATAAACCGCTTCCGCCGCCGCAGCCAATCTCAGAAATAGTGTCCCTCCTCAACACTACCGATCACAATGACTGGAATTCCAACCCACAGCTTGTTGAATTCCTTCACACCCCTCCTTTTCCAACTTCCCTTCTCAAAATCACCCGTCAATTGGGATCCACGGAAAAAGCTTTACAGTTCTTTGAATTCTTCAAAAGTCGTAGCTCCAGTTCATCATCAAGCCCTTCTTCTCTTTCCTTCACATTTCAAGCTATTCTTGAACAAGCAATGCATGAAGAAAAATCTGACGTAACCAGTAAGCTTTACCAGCTTTTTTCCTTTGCTAAAGATAGAGAAATCCCTTTATCTATTAATGCTGCGACTCTTCTTATACGATGCTTTGGCCGAGCCAAAATGCTTGAGGAATCGATAGCCGTGTTCAATGCACTAGACCCTGAATCAAGAAACACAAATGTGGTTAATTTGCTGTTAGATTGCCTGTTTCGTGGCGGGAATACTGATGATGGGTTCAAGGTGCTCGACGAAATGCTCGAAAGGGAGAGTAGTTTCCCGCCGAATGAGAGTACGATGGATATTGTTTTATCTGCTATTTGGAAGAGAAATTGGGTTGGGAGGAGGATGAGTGTGGAGGAAATTTGTGGACTTGTTGTGAGATTCTTCGAACATGGTGTGTTCTTGGATGATGTGTGGCTTACTAAATTGATTACCAACTTTTGCCGAAGCGGGAAGTGTAATAAGGCTTGGGACCTTTTGCATGATATGATGAGGTTGGGTGGTCAGGCGGAAGCTGTTTCATTTAATGCCCTTTTGAGTGGGTTAGGTAGGGAGCGTGATTTTGAAAAGATGAATTTGCTTATGAATGAGATGAAGGAAAAGGAAATTAAACCAGATGTTGTGACATTTGGGATTCTCATCAATCATTTATGCAAAAGTTACAAGGTCGATGAGGCAATGCAGGTGTTTGAGAAGATGGGAGGCAGTGAAAGTGATGGCATTCTTGTTAAGCCGGACCTTGTTCTCTACAATACATTGATTGATGGGCTTTGTAAGGTAGGGAGGCAAGAAGAAGGGTTTAAGTTGATGGAAAAGATGAGGCTGGAGAGTGGATATGAACCTAATACTGTTACCTATAATTGCTTGATAGATGGTTTTTGCAAAGCAGGCGAGATTGAGAGGTCATACGAGCTTTTTGACCGGATGAAAAAGGGCGGGGTTGTGCCAAATGTGATTACTCTGAATACTTTGCTTGATGGAATGTGCAAGCATGGGAGAGTTAACAGTGGTATAGAGCTTTTTGCTGAGATGCAAGGGAAAGGTGTAAAGGGGAATGCGATCACTTACACCATCCTCATTACTTCCTTTTGTAGTGTCAATAATATTGACAAAGCAATGAAGTTATTTAATGAAATGTCAGAAAATGGGTGCTTCCCTGATGCCAAAGTGTACTACAGTTTGATTTTGGGCCTTTGCCAGGCTCGAAGAACGACCGAAGCTTCCTGTGTCGCTTCAAAGGCGAAAGAAGCTGGGTTTGGGTTGGACATTATCTGCTATAATGCTCTGATTGGGGGATTTTGCAGGAAAAATAAGATTGATGAAGCTCATAGTATGCTTAGAGACATGGAGGAGGCAGGTATCAAACCTGATCGCTACACCTACAACACTTTGATATCATATTTCAGCCAGAAGGAGCAATTTGCAACTGCCCATAGAGTTATGAAGAGGATGATTGATGATGGTTATTTGCCTAATGTTGTTACATATGGAGCACTAATTCATGCATATTGTTTAGCTGGAAATGTTGATGAAGCTATGAAAATATTCCAGAATATGAGTTCTTCTACAAATGTGCCACCAAACACTGTCATATACAATACTTTGATCGACGCTCTCTGCAAGAGTGACAAAGTAGAAGCTGGTATTTCTTTGTTGGGTGATATGAAGGACAAAGGGGTAAGACCAAATACCATCACATACAATGCCATCTTTAAAGGCCTTCAGGAAAGGAATTGGGTGGAAAAGGCATTTGAAATAATGGACCAAATGACTGAAAATGCATGTAATCCTGACTACATTACCATGGAAGTCCTAACCCAATGGCTTTCTGCCATTGGTGAAACAGAAAAATTGCGAAGCTTTCTGGAAGGATATGAGGTTTCTACTTCAACTGCCTAA
- the LOC107807320 gene encoding WRKY transcription factor 22-like has translation MEDDWDLHAVVRGCAASSTAATTTTTTSTAATTTTPTTFCSFQPRQDGNFFSFQDPFVPRFDNPNNTAFEELHNLYKPFFPKSQPQQQAPLSPQNIPISPLSVLGGLQDLSPQQTLIKQQQQQHIHQLNTRVLTQPKQSLSVNGSTNSTTSVSHTQSPRPKRRKNQLKKVCQVPAEGLSSDMWSWRKYGQKPIKGSPYPRGYYRCSTSKGCSARKQVERNRSDPNMFIVTYTSEHNHPMPTHRNSLAGSTRQKPVNSEAGTPSDSNKPTSSSPVSSPACNSPATGKQDSSREEKEDIFEDDDDEFGSSNMGLDNMEPADDDFFEGLEELAANATGDCFSDNFPGSVQFPWLTNNATTTAAGGV, from the exons ATGGAGGATGATTGGGATCTACATGCGGTGGTCAGAGGCTGCGCCGCTAGTTCCACCGCCGCaaccaccaccactaccaccagCACCGCCGCCACTACTACTACTCCTACTACTTTTTGCAGCTTCCAACCAAGACAAGATGGAAACTTTTTTAGCTTTCAAGATCCGTTTGTGCCAAGATTTGACAACCCCAACAATACTGCTTTTGAAGAGTTGCATAATCTTTACAAGCCTTTCTTCCCCAAATCTCAACCACAACAACAGGCACCTCTTTCTCCTCAAAATATACCTATTTCACCCCTCTCTGTTCTTGGAGGACTACAAGATCTATCACCCCAACAAACTCTAAtaaaacagcagcaacaacaacatattcaTCAGCTAAATACAAGAGTACTAACACAACCCAAGCAGTCTCTGTCTGTAAATGGTTCCACAAATAGTACAACTAGTGTTTCACATACTCAAAGCCCAAGACCTAAAAGAAG GAAAAACCAATTGAAGAAGGTATGTCAAGTACCAGCTGAGGGTTTATCTTCTGACATGTGGTCTTGGAGAAAATATGGACAAAAACCCATCAAAGGCTCCCCATACCCAAG GGGATATTACAGGTGTAGCACCTCAAAGGGTTGTTCGGCCCGGAAACAAGTGGAGCGAAATAGATCCGACCCGAATATGTTCATTGTCACCTACACATCAGAGCACAACCACCCTATGCCAACTCACCGGAACTCTCTCGCTGGAAGTACCCGCCAGAAGCCGGTGAACTCCGAAGCTGGCACACCAAGTGATTCTAACAAACCAACTAGCTCATCACCCGTATCTTCACCGGCGTGCAATTCTCCGGCGACGGGGAAGCAAGATAGCAGCAGGGAAGAGAAAGAGGACATTTTCGAAGACGATGATGATGAATTTGGCAGTTCTAATATGGGATTAGATAACATGGAACCTGCAGATGATGATTTTTTTGAGGGGTTAGAAGAGCTCGCCGCTAATGCCACCGGAGATTGTTTCTCCGATAACTTTCCGGGGTCTGTGCAATTTCCTTGGCTGACAAATAATGCTACAACCACCGCAGCAGGCGGTGTTTGA